The Paenibacillus sp. G2S3 region TCGGGGAAGGCCAAGTCTGCTGATGATTGGTCGTAAAATTCGAAAATCGGATTCTCTGTCCGCTCCAGCCAGACCGAACCAGGAATACTCCATCTGATCCTTTGTCAGCCCCGACGCTATAATCGCTCCCGATACAGCCTGGTGCAAACTGTTCTCCGCCTGCTCACGATTATTTTGATGATTCCCGTTCCCTCCCTTGCCTACACCGATGACCGTTCCCTGTTCATTTGCAATCATTGCATAAGTTTTGCTGCCCCCTGCATCGACTCCCAAAAAGTACTTCACAGTTCGTTTCACTCCTAATATTTAGGTTAACCTTACAGATGCGGTGGATTCACGCACGAGAAGCTGAGGAGCGAGCTTCGTTATAGCAGCCGGCATCACCTCCCCATTGATTAATTTCATCAGCAAATCAACACCAATGCTGCCCATTTGCGCCTCAGGCTGTCTGACTGTCGTCAACCGGGGATAAAATTCATCTACGAACTGCTGATCATCAAAGCCAACCACTGAGATATCCTGAGGTACCAGAATCCCCTCCTCACGCAGGGCTTGAACAACACCTAGAGCAATAAAATCGTCTCCGGAAAAAATGGCTGTCGGCAGCTTATCTTCACGAATCCATCTCTTGGCCACCTCATAACCGCTACTTACCGTAAATCCGCAATATTCCGTGCCGAAGGGTGTTAGCCCCGCTTCATCCAGCGCCTGTACATATCCCCGCTTACGCTCCGCTACACTCAGGAATACCGAAGGGCCACCAATATAGGCGATCTGGGTGTGTCCAAGACCAATCAAGTGCTTGGTAGCTTCATACCCCCCTTGATAGTTATCAACGACGACACTGGGAACATCCTCATGCTGAAGCTGGTTATCCAGCAAGACAAACGGAATGTTTTTTCTTTTTAGCTCCTCCACATATTCTTTTTCTTCAATCGGAGACAACAGGATAATCCCGTCAACGCGGTCCTTCTGAAACAGGAAGTTAACGCCTTCATCCTCATTCTCGGCTATGGACAGGGCCAAGAAGTAACCTTGTTCTGCCAGCTTCCGGTTCACCACGCGAATCACGCGGTCATAGAAAGAATCGTTAAAGTTGGTAATCGACATACCGATGACTCCCGTCTTGCCGCGCACGAGACTTCGCGCCGCCGAATTGGGCTGATAATTTAATTCCTCCATAGCACTCAGCACTTTCCGCCTATTGCCTTCACGTACAGAAGGTGAATTGTTAAGAACTCTGGATACGGTCACTACAGAGAGCCCCGACCTTTTGGCTACATCATGAATGTTCATCTAAGCTTCTATGCCTCCAAGTTCAATAGTTTAAACGTTATAACTTTTAGGGAAATAAAAAAGGACTAACTCTTCTCGCCA contains the following coding sequences:
- a CDS encoding LacI family DNA-binding transcriptional regulator translates to MNIHDVAKRSGLSVVTVSRVLNNSPSVREGNRRKVLSAMEELNYQPNSAARSLVRGKTGVIGMSITNFNDSFYDRVIRVVNRKLAEQGYFLALSIAENEDEGVNFLFQKDRVDGIILLSPIEEKEYVEELKRKNIPFVLLDNQLQHEDVPSVVVDNYQGGYEATKHLIGLGHTQIAYIGGPSVFLSVAERKRGYVQALDEAGLTPFGTEYCGFTVSSGYEVAKRWIREDKLPTAIFSGDDFIALGVVQALREEGILVPQDISVVGFDDQQFVDEFYPRLTTVRQPEAQMGSIGVDLLMKLINGEVMPAAITKLAPQLLVRESTASVRLT